The Comamonas sp. GB3 AK4-5 genome includes a region encoding these proteins:
- the rbbA gene encoding ribosome-associated ATPase/putative transporter RbbA, giving the protein MAQAHPSSPPAGTASVASLRNVRLRYGATEALRDITLDIPAGGMVGLIGPDGVGKSSLLSLLAGARAVQEGEVFALGGDMASRTHRNAVCPRIAYMPQGLGKNLYPTLSVEENLQFFGRLFGHNAAERRARIDDLTQSTGLYKFLQRPAGKLSGGMKQKLGLCCALIHDPDLLILDEPTTGVDPLARAQFWDLIQRIRITRPHMSVLVATAYMDEAQRFGWLVAMDDGQVLATGTPAELLAQTQTQSLEAAFIALLPESRKRGHAEVVIPPLPDSVDGVDDIAIEAQDLTMRFGDFVAVDHVNFRIRRGEIFGFLGSNGCGKSTTMKMLTGLLPASEGQASLFGQAVNPKDIATRRRVGYMSQAFSLYGELTVEQNLVLHAQLFHVPESQVPARVQEMLERFGLTEERQALPEKLPLGLRQRLSLAVAMVHRPELLILDEPTSGVDPVARDQFWRLLVELSRRDQVTIFISTHFMNEAARCDRMSMMHAGKVLDSDTPAALTAKRGAATLEEAFIGYLVEASGEAAPQLDAQPAPKKEAASAQTSSVSASQASETQATKAQDAAISAAPSAHAHAARPARFSLQRLWSYLWREALELQRDPVRATLALVGSLVLMVVIGFGISMDVEDLKFAVLDRDQSTLSQSYTQSLSGSRYFIEQPPLTSYEDLDQRMRAGQIALAIEIPPGFGRDVLRGSPVAVAAWFDGAMPQRGETIKGYVQGMHQTWLVQQLRERTGMRPASAVSVETRFRYNPDVKSLPAIVPAVIPLLMLMLPAMLTALAVVREKELGSIVNLYVTPVTRTEFLVGKQLPYVALALLNYLLMCAMAVFVFDVVPKGSLLTLTLAAFLLSIIATGMGLLASAVTRSQIAAMFFAILGTLIPAVQFSGLLDPVSALEGAGRWIGEAYPATYMFIISRGVFSKSLGMSDLSAAFWPLLLMIPVIMGIAIWALPKQEK; this is encoded by the coding sequence ATGGCCCAGGCGCACCCCTCTTCCCCCCCGGCTGGCACAGCCTCCGTGGCCAGTCTGCGCAATGTGCGGCTGCGCTACGGCGCCACCGAGGCATTGCGCGACATCACGCTGGACATTCCTGCCGGCGGCATGGTGGGCCTGATAGGCCCTGACGGCGTGGGCAAATCCAGCCTGCTGTCACTGCTGGCCGGTGCCCGTGCGGTGCAGGAGGGCGAAGTCTTTGCCCTGGGCGGCGACATGGCCAGCCGCACCCACCGCAACGCGGTCTGCCCGCGCATTGCCTATATGCCCCAGGGCCTGGGCAAAAACCTCTACCCCACGCTGTCGGTGGAAGAGAATTTGCAGTTCTTCGGCCGCCTGTTCGGCCACAACGCGGCCGAGCGCCGCGCCCGCATTGACGACCTGACGCAAAGCACCGGCCTGTACAAGTTCTTGCAGCGCCCGGCGGGCAAGCTCTCGGGCGGCATGAAACAAAAGCTGGGGCTGTGCTGCGCACTGATCCACGACCCGGATCTGCTGATCCTGGACGAGCCCACCACCGGCGTGGACCCGCTGGCACGCGCCCAGTTCTGGGACCTGATCCAGCGCATCCGCATCACACGCCCCCATATGAGCGTGCTGGTGGCCACGGCCTATATGGACGAGGCCCAGCGCTTTGGCTGGCTGGTGGCCATGGACGACGGCCAGGTGCTGGCCACCGGCACCCCTGCCGAGCTGCTGGCGCAAACGCAGACCCAGTCGCTGGAGGCAGCCTTTATCGCCCTGCTGCCGGAGTCGCGCAAGCGCGGCCATGCCGAGGTGGTGATTCCGCCCCTGCCCGACAGCGTCGACGGTGTGGATGACATTGCCATCGAAGCCCAGGACCTGACCATGCGTTTTGGCGACTTTGTGGCCGTGGACCATGTGAACTTCCGCATCCGCCGGGGCGAGATTTTTGGCTTTCTCGGCTCCAACGGCTGCGGCAAGTCCACCACCATGAAGATGCTCACCGGCTTGCTGCCGGCCAGCGAAGGCCAGGCCAGCCTGTTCGGCCAGGCCGTGAACCCCAAGGACATCGCCACGCGCCGGCGCGTGGGCTATATGTCGCAGGCGTTTTCGCTGTATGGCGAGCTGACGGTGGAGCAAAACCTGGTGCTGCATGCCCAGCTGTTCCACGTCCCTGAAAGCCAGGTGCCGGCGCGCGTGCAGGAAATGCTGGAGCGCTTCGGCCTGACCGAAGAACGCCAGGCCCTGCCCGAGAAACTGCCCCTGGGCCTGCGCCAGCGCCTGTCGCTGGCCGTGGCCATGGTGCACCGCCCCGAACTGCTGATTCTGGACGAGCCCACCTCGGGCGTGGACCCGGTGGCGCGCGACCAGTTCTGGCGCCTGCTGGTGGAGCTGTCGCGCCGCGACCAGGTGACCATCTTCATCTCCACCCACTTCATGAACGAGGCCGCGCGCTGCGACCGCATGTCCATGATGCACGCCGGCAAGGTGCTGGACAGCGACACGCCCGCCGCCCTCACGGCCAAGCGCGGCGCAGCCACGCTGGAGGAGGCCTTCATCGGCTATCTGGTCGAGGCTTCGGGCGAAGCCGCCCCCCAGCTCGACGCCCAGCCTGCTCCGAAAAAAGAAGCAGCCTCTGCACAGACATCCAGTGTTTCAGCATCACAGGCATCTGAAACCCAGGCAACCAAAGCACAGGATGCTGCGATTTCTGCAGCACCCTCCGCCCACGCTCACGCAGCCCGGCCTGCGCGCTTCAGCCTGCAAAGGCTGTGGAGCTATCTGTGGCGCGAAGCGCTGGAGCTGCAGCGCGACCCGGTGCGCGCCACGCTGGCCCTGGTGGGCTCGCTGGTGCTGATGGTGGTGATCGGCTTTGGCATCAGCATGGACGTGGAAGACCTGAAGTTCGCCGTGCTGGACCGCGACCAGAGCACACTGAGCCAGAGCTACACACAAAGCCTTTCGGGCTCGCGTTACTTCATCGAGCAGCCCCCGCTGACCTCGTATGAAGACCTGGACCAGCGCATGCGCGCCGGCCAGATTGCGCTGGCCATCGAGATCCCGCCCGGCTTTGGCCGCGATGTGCTGCGCGGCAGCCCGGTGGCCGTGGCCGCCTGGTTCGACGGCGCCATGCCCCAGCGCGGCGAAACCATCAAGGGCTATGTGCAAGGCATGCACCAGACCTGGCTGGTGCAGCAGCTGCGCGAGCGCACCGGCATGCGCCCGGCCAGTGCCGTCAGCGTGGAAACCCGCTTTCGCTACAACCCCGACGTGAAGAGCCTGCCCGCCATCGTGCCGGCCGTGATCCCGCTGTTGATGCTGATGCTGCCGGCCATGCTCACGGCCCTGGCCGTGGTGCGGGAAAAAGAGCTGGGCTCCATCGTCAACCTGTATGTGACACCGGTGACGCGCACCGAATTCCTGGTGGGCAAGCAACTGCCCTATGTGGCCCTGGCCTTGCTGAACTATTTGCTGATGTGTGCCATGGCGGTGTTCGTCTTTGACGTGGTGCCCAAGGGCAGCCTGCTCACGCTGACACTGGCGGCCTTCTTGCTCAGCATCATCGCCACAGGCATGGGCCTGCTGGCATCGGCCGTCACGCGCAGCCAGATCGCTGCCATGTTCTTTGCCATCCTGGGCACGCTGATCCCGGCCGTGCAGTTCTCCGGCCTGCTGGACCCAGTGTCTGCCCTGGAAGGCGCCGGCCGCTGGATTGGCGAGGCCTACCCCGCCACCTATATGTTCATCATCAGCCGAGGCGTGTTCAGCAAGTCCCTGGGCATGTCCGATCTGAGCGCCGCCTTCTGGCCTCTGCTGCTGATGATTCCGGTGATCATGGGCATTGCGATTTGGGCGCTGCCCAAGCAAGAAAAATGA
- a CDS encoding HlyD family secretion protein produces MPLSPSTKKTLTLVAVAAALVLAGGYAWKQWQASHANEGLAGGNGRIEATEIDVATKLGGRVDEVLVTEGAFVKAGEPLARMQIYTLQAQHAEAVAGKDRAVHGVAAARAQVALRESDHAAAQAMISQREAELDAARRRLARSETLTKEGASAVQELDDDRARVRSAEAALKATQAQAAAAKSAIEAAQANVTGADSSVKAAAATVQRIDAELDDSTLVAPRDGRVQFRLAQPGEVLGAGGKVLNLVDLADVYMSFFLPETVAGRVALGADVRIVLDAAPQWVIPAKVSFVASTAQFTPKTVETASERQKLMFRVKAQIDPQLLQKHLQQVKTGLPGQAWVLAEPGAQWPAHLQVKLPE; encoded by the coding sequence ATGCCTCTGTCCCCCTCTACCAAGAAGACGCTGACCCTGGTGGCCGTGGCCGCCGCCCTGGTGCTGGCCGGCGGCTACGCCTGGAAGCAATGGCAGGCCAGCCATGCCAATGAAGGCCTGGCCGGCGGCAACGGCCGCATCGAGGCCACCGAAATCGACGTGGCCACCAAACTCGGTGGCCGGGTCGATGAGGTCCTGGTCACCGAAGGTGCTTTTGTGAAGGCTGGCGAGCCCTTGGCCCGCATGCAGATCTACACGCTGCAGGCCCAGCATGCCGAAGCCGTCGCCGGCAAGGACCGCGCCGTGCATGGCGTGGCCGCTGCCCGCGCCCAGGTGGCGCTGCGTGAAAGCGACCATGCAGCCGCCCAAGCCATGATCAGCCAGCGCGAAGCCGAGCTGGACGCGGCCCGCCGCCGCCTGGCCCGCTCCGAAACCCTGACCAAGGAAGGCGCCAGCGCCGTGCAGGAGCTGGACGACGACCGCGCCCGCGTGCGCAGCGCCGAGGCTGCGCTCAAGGCCACCCAGGCCCAGGCCGCAGCGGCCAAGTCCGCCATCGAAGCGGCCCAGGCCAATGTCACCGGCGCCGACTCCTCGGTCAAAGCCGCCGCCGCCACGGTGCAGCGCATCGATGCCGAGCTGGACGACAGCACCCTGGTGGCCCCGCGCGACGGGCGCGTGCAGTTCCGCCTGGCCCAGCCTGGCGAGGTGCTGGGCGCCGGCGGCAAGGTGCTGAACCTGGTGGACCTGGCAGATGTCTACATGAGCTTCTTCCTGCCCGAAACCGTGGCCGGCCGTGTGGCCCTGGGCGCGGATGTGCGCATCGTGCTGGACGCCGCGCCGCAGTGGGTGATCCCCGCCAAGGTGAGCTTTGTGGCCAGCACCGCCCAGTTCACGCCCAAGACGGTGGAGACCGCCAGCGAGCGTCAAAAACTCATGTTCCGCGTCAAGGCCCAGATCGATCCGCAGCTGCTGCAAAAGCATTTGCAGCAGGTCAAGACCGGCCTGCCCGGCCAGGCCTGGGTGCTGGCCGAGCCCGGTGCGCAATGGCCGGCCCATCTGCAGGTGAAGTTGCCGGAGTAA
- a CDS encoding FAD-linked oxidase C-terminal domain-containing protein has product MSFASPTPTPSAQERAARQAEVVATLSAHVPAHALLYQSEDTTPYECDGLTAYRQRPLVVCLPETYAQVQAVLKACHAIQVPVVARGAGTGLSGGAMPHAMGVTLSLAKFNQILKVDAHSRTALVQCGVRNLAISEAASPFGLYYAPDPSSQIACTIGGNVAENSGGVHCLKYGLTVHNVLKVKGFTIEGDAVEFGSDALDAPGYDLLAAMIGSEGMLAVATEVTVKLIPKPQLARCIMASFDDVRKAGDAVAAVIAAGIIPAGLEMMDKPMTAAVEDFVKAGYDLTAEAILLCESDGTPEEVEEEIGRMSAVLTAAGATAITVSNSEEERMRFWSGRKNAFPASGRISPDYMCMDSTIPRKRLADILLAIQEMEQKYQLRCANVFHAGDGNLHPLILFDANDPDELHRCELFGADILETSVAMGGTVTGEHGVGVEKLNSMCTQFTTEENLQMFALKAAFDPAGLLNPGKVIPTHNRCAEYGKMLVRGGQISHPDLPRF; this is encoded by the coding sequence ATGAGCTTCGCCAGCCCCACCCCTACGCCCAGTGCACAAGAACGCGCTGCCCGCCAGGCCGAAGTGGTCGCCACCCTGAGCGCCCATGTGCCTGCCCACGCCTTGCTCTACCAGAGCGAGGACACCACGCCCTATGAGTGCGACGGCCTCACCGCCTACCGCCAGCGCCCGCTGGTGGTCTGCCTGCCCGAAACCTATGCTCAGGTGCAAGCCGTGCTCAAGGCCTGCCATGCCATCCAGGTGCCCGTGGTGGCGCGCGGTGCAGGCACGGGCCTGTCGGGCGGGGCCATGCCCCATGCCATGGGCGTGACGCTGTCGCTGGCCAAGTTCAACCAGATTCTGAAAGTGGATGCCCACAGCCGCACGGCCCTGGTGCAATGCGGTGTGCGCAACCTGGCCATCAGCGAAGCCGCCTCGCCTTTCGGCCTGTACTACGCGCCCGACCCCAGCAGCCAGATTGCCTGCACCATAGGCGGCAATGTGGCCGAGAACTCCGGCGGCGTGCACTGCCTGAAATACGGCCTCACCGTGCACAACGTGCTGAAGGTAAAGGGTTTCACCATTGAGGGCGATGCGGTGGAGTTCGGCTCCGACGCGCTGGATGCCCCCGGCTACGACCTGCTGGCCGCCATGATCGGCAGCGAAGGCATGCTGGCCGTGGCCACCGAAGTCACCGTCAAGCTCATACCCAAGCCCCAGTTGGCGCGCTGCATCATGGCCAGCTTTGACGATGTGCGCAAAGCCGGCGACGCCGTGGCCGCCGTGATTGCTGCCGGCATCATTCCGGCCGGGTTGGAGATGATGGACAAGCCCATGACCGCCGCCGTGGAGGACTTCGTCAAGGCCGGCTACGACCTGACGGCCGAGGCCATTTTGCTGTGCGAATCCGACGGCACGCCCGAAGAGGTGGAAGAGGAAATCGGCCGCATGAGCGCCGTGCTGACCGCGGCCGGCGCCACCGCCATCACCGTGAGCAACAGCGAGGAAGAGCGCATGCGTTTCTGGAGCGGGCGCAAGAACGCCTTCCCCGCCAGCGGCCGCATCAGCCCGGACTATATGTGCATGGACTCCACCATCCCGCGCAAGCGCCTGGCCGACATCCTGCTGGCCATCCAGGAGATGGAGCAGAAATACCAGCTGCGCTGCGCCAATGTCTTCCACGCCGGCGACGGCAATCTGCACCCGCTGATTCTGTTCGACGCCAACGACCCGGACGAGCTGCACCGCTGCGAGCTGTTCGGCGCCGACATCCTGGAAACCAGCGTGGCCATGGGCGGCACGGTGACGGGCGAGCATGGCGTGGGCGTGGAAAAGCTCAACAGCATGTGCACCCAGTTCACCACCGAAGAGAATCTGCAGATGTTCGCGCTGAAGGCGGCCTTCGACCCCGCAGGCCTGCTCAACCCCGGCAAGGTGATCCCCACCCACAACCGCTGCGCCGAGTACGGCAAGATGCTGGTGCGCGGCGGCCAGATCAGCCACCCCGATCTGCCGCGTTTTTAA
- a CDS encoding efflux transporter outer membrane subunit: protein MNTFATLPFSRPVTWAAMGLCAALLAGCAPGARPLAQPDAAVLPSQWPADSPLGRSGAAALPDWGALVQDPTLTRLQQQALLHNHDLRLALLRVEEARAAHGIQRADRFPTIGVGSSHGRARVPGDLNVSGRPVIGSDHEVFVGLSSWELDLWGRVRSLDQAAMQQYLATEAGARATRLSLLGQVARSYLALREMDERLQLARSTVETRAETLRIFTRRYEVGSTSKYALTQVQSLHHQALSLAVSLEQARAPIAHALAQMTGQDMAQLPAAARGALIFREVPAGLPSSLLQARPDIVAAEHQLQAAHAQVSAARAAFFPRIALTGSWGTASAQLDGLFDSGSRAWSFAPSISLPIFDGGRRSANLDLAAVRQHSAVVGYEQRVQTAFREVADALAARHSLAQQTLVQQDNLKALQERARLAQLRYDNGASPYLDVLDAQRDLLTAAQQAVQAHYALQTAQVSLYTALGGAPQAAADSASAAPSTTAPTTH, encoded by the coding sequence ATGAACACATTTGCCACCTTGCCCTTTTCCCGCCCCGTCACCTGGGCGGCCATGGGGCTGTGTGCCGCCTTGCTGGCCGGCTGCGCTCCGGGTGCCCGGCCACTGGCCCAGCCGGATGCGGCTGTCCTGCCCAGCCAGTGGCCGGCCGACAGCCCCCTGGGCCGCAGCGGGGCCGCAGCGCTGCCCGACTGGGGCGCCTTGGTACAAGACCCCACGTTGACCCGGCTGCAACAGCAGGCCCTGCTCCACAACCACGACCTGCGCCTGGCGCTGCTGCGCGTGGAAGAAGCGCGTGCCGCCCATGGCATTCAGCGGGCCGACCGCTTCCCCACCATCGGCGTGGGCAGCAGCCATGGCCGCGCCCGGGTGCCGGGTGACCTGAACGTCAGCGGCCGCCCGGTGATTGGCAGCGACCACGAGGTTTTTGTGGGCCTGAGCAGCTGGGAGCTGGACCTCTGGGGCCGCGTACGCAGCCTGGACCAGGCCGCCATGCAGCAATACCTGGCCACAGAAGCCGGCGCCCGCGCCACACGGCTGAGCCTGCTGGGCCAGGTGGCCCGCAGCTATCTTGCATTGCGTGAAATGGACGAGCGCCTGCAGCTGGCACGCAGCACGGTGGAAACCCGTGCGGAGACGCTGCGCATCTTCACGCGCCGCTATGAAGTGGGTAGCACCTCCAAATACGCCCTGACCCAGGTGCAAAGCCTGCACCACCAGGCCCTGTCGCTGGCCGTGTCGCTGGAGCAGGCACGTGCCCCCATTGCCCACGCCCTGGCACAGATGACCGGCCAGGACATGGCCCAGTTGCCCGCCGCTGCGCGCGGTGCACTGATCTTCCGCGAAGTCCCTGCCGGCCTGCCCTCAAGCCTGTTGCAGGCCCGGCCCGACATCGTGGCGGCCGAGCACCAGCTGCAGGCCGCCCATGCCCAGGTGAGCGCCGCACGCGCCGCCTTTTTCCCGCGCATTGCCCTGACCGGCAGCTGGGGCACGGCCAGCGCCCAGCTCGACGGCCTGTTCGATTCCGGCAGCCGGGCCTGGAGTTTTGCGCCCAGCATCTCGCTGCCGATTTTTGACGGCGGCCGCCGCAGCGCCAATCTGGACTTGGCCGCCGTGCGCCAGCACAGCGCCGTGGTGGGCTACGAGCAGCGCGTGCAAACCGCCTTCCGCGAAGTGGCCGACGCCCTGGCCGCCCGCCACAGCCTGGCCCAGCAAACCCTGGTGCAGCAGGACAACCTCAAGGCCTTGCAGGAACGTGCCCGCCTGGCCCAGCTGCGCTATGACAACGGCGCCTCGCCCTATCTGGATGTGCTGGACGCCCAGCGCGATCTGCTGACCGCCGCACAGCAAGCCGTGCAAGCCCATTACGCCCTGCAGACCGCCCAGGTCAGCCTCTACACCGCCCTGGGGGGTGCACCACAAGCCGCTGCGGATTCCGCCAGCGCAGCCCCCTCCACCACCGCCCCCACCACCCACTGA
- a CDS encoding ABC transporter permease, with product MLHSLKNIWRLGVKELWSLWRDPVMLLLIVYTFTLSVYTAATAMPETLHHAPIAIVDQDQSPLSARIASAFYPPQFMPPQMLDWQQVDPGMDAGSFSFALTIPPGFQRDVLAGKKTELQLNVDATRMSQAFSGSGYIQQIALAEVNEFVQRHRQATALPVDLEIRARFNPSLNKIWFGGLMQIINNVTMLSIILTGAALIREREHGTIEHLLVMPVTPTEIMLAKVWSMGAVVLLAVGVSLNLVVRGLLQVPIEGSLLLFMAGAALCLFATTSMGIFMATVARSMPQFGLLMVLTLLPLQLLSGGMTPRESMPQLVQDIMQLAPTTHFVELGQAILYRGAGLEVVWKPFLALAAIGSTLFALSLARFRKTISQMA from the coding sequence ATGCTGCATAGTTTGAAAAATATTTGGCGCTTGGGCGTGAAGGAACTGTGGAGCCTGTGGCGCGATCCTGTGATGCTGCTGCTCATCGTCTACACCTTCACGCTGTCGGTCTACACCGCCGCCACGGCCATGCCGGAGACGCTGCACCACGCACCGATTGCCATCGTCGACCAGGACCAGTCGCCGCTGTCGGCGCGCATTGCCTCGGCGTTCTATCCGCCGCAGTTCATGCCGCCGCAGATGCTGGACTGGCAGCAGGTGGACCCCGGCATGGATGCCGGCAGCTTCAGCTTTGCATTGACCATTCCCCCCGGTTTCCAGCGCGATGTGCTGGCCGGCAAAAAAACCGAGCTGCAGCTGAATGTGGACGCCACGCGCATGAGCCAGGCGTTTTCGGGCAGCGGCTATATCCAGCAGATCGCGCTGGCCGAGGTCAATGAATTTGTGCAGCGCCACCGCCAGGCCACGGCGCTGCCGGTGGACCTGGAAATCCGCGCGCGCTTCAATCCCTCGCTGAACAAGATCTGGTTTGGCGGGCTGATGCAGATCATCAACAACGTGACCATGCTGTCCATCATCCTCACCGGCGCGGCCCTGATCCGCGAACGCGAGCACGGCACCATCGAGCATTTGCTGGTGATGCCGGTCACGCCCACCGAGATCATGCTGGCCAAGGTCTGGTCCATGGGCGCGGTGGTGCTGCTGGCCGTGGGCGTGTCGCTGAACCTGGTGGTGCGCGGCCTGCTGCAAGTGCCCATCGAGGGCAGCCTGCTGCTGTTCATGGCCGGTGCGGCGCTGTGCCTTTTTGCCACCACCTCCATGGGCATCTTCATGGCCACGGTGGCGCGCTCCATGCCGCAGTTCGGCCTGCTGATGGTGCTCACCCTGCTGCCGCTGCAGCTGCTGTCGGGCGGCATGACACCGCGCGAATCCATGCCCCAGCTGGTGCAGGACATCATGCAGCTGGCACCCACCACCCACTTTGTGGAACTGGGCCAGGCCATTCTCTACCGCGGTGCCGGCCTGGAAGTGGTGTGGAAGCCCTTCCTGGCACTGGCAGCCATCGGCAGCACGCTGTTTGCGCTGTCGCTGGCGCGCTTTCGCAAAACCATCAGCCAGATGGCCTGA